In the genome of Arachis stenosperma cultivar V10309 chromosome 2, arast.V10309.gnm1.PFL2, whole genome shotgun sequence, the window GAAGCTCCTTTATTGCACAAGAGCTCAAATCCAACGCCCTGATCCTCTTCATAGAATACAGAAGGCTGGCAAGATTTGTTGGATCTATGTCGGAAGACTCAGACAAAACCATTAGAGTGTGTAGTTTACCTGCATTGTCAATTGAATCTGGGAAAGAGGTTTGAGCTTCAAGACACAGGGTACAGTGACGAAAGCGAGGAGGCTTTGTTAAGGTGTCATTGTCTCCGGACTCTTCCACGGTTGCCCCTTCATCAAGAAACTTTATGCAGTATTCGTTTCGTGCAAGATCTTGGATAAATTCATGCATTCCTTCCTCCAATTTGCAAACGAAGGCGCCCTCGCCATCCGGTTCAAATTCTTGGAAGGCAGAGCAATCTCGCAATTGCTTGACGTACTTCCAGCCTTGTATTTCCATCTTGTCCTCTTCATGGGAGGCAATAAAGCCCTGTGCCATCCACAGTTTGACGAGCTTGTCAACTTGAATGGAGTGATTCTTAGGGAAGATGGAACAATACAGCAAGCATTGTCTCAAAGCAGGAGGCATTCTATAATACAAGTATTCACTCAACATGGATGCAGATGTCAAGTCGTACCACCACAGCTTTTCACTCATCATTACATGATGCCAGTCTTCGTAAGATCTGCCACGCAACATAACACCAAAAGATTTAGCAACAACTGGCTTCCCCTCGCACTTTTCTGCTATTTGTCTTCCAACTTGGCCGAATATCCTTTCCACGGTTGACTCATTCTTCAGATCATCACCAAATGCGTGATGTTTGATAATTGACCAGCAAGCTTCGGGGGAGAGACTTGTCATTAACACGGTGTGTGTGGATTCTTCTACATCTTTTGCTACTTTTGCCACTTCCTTCTTCCTCATGGTTATCAAAATTCTACACGAGGAACTACGGAAGACGTTCATTAGATCTGACAAGTGGTTCGAATCGAGCTTGACGACGTCGTCCAgaacaagaaggagttccctgtCCACTATGAACTTATGAAGCTCAAGTTCCAATAATTCAAATTCATCACCAACGTACTCTGGTTTTTCAGGAGCAAATTCCAGCATAGTCTTAACAATTCGCTTCACATTGAATTGTCGAGAGACAGTTACCCATGCCATGAAATGAAACTTACTTTTCACTTGAGTACTGTTGTAGACACTTCGGGCTAGTGCAGTCTTTCCTGTTCCAACCTCGTCACCAACAATGCATATGCATCTATGATATCCCTTAGTCAACCTTCTAATTAAGCCTTGAATTTCAGCATCTCGACCAACCAGGAGCTCTTTGCCAATAATATTCGAATGCAGATTTACTGGCTCGAGCTCAGCCTCGGGTACTGGTAGTTCCGAACTCGAACTAAGTTTCAACTTGCGGACCTCTTTAATTAAGGTCTCAAACTCGCGAATGATTCTTGTCACCTTACGTTGTTGTTGAAGGAGTGGAAGGCCTACAAAGCGTAACCTCTTCGCCTGTTGCACTAATTCGAATTCTTCTGAAACATCAATTAACTCATAGCATAGATCTTTAACGCCCTGAAACCATGACTTCACTTCTTGATGCTTCTTCACTTGTTCTTCTCTGCGTCTTCGATGAAATTCTGGACAGCAAGGGATATCTCTGATGCCCTCGGCCACAGTCTCCTGTTAACCACCTCATGATGAGATTCCCCGTTCTTCAAAACCTTTGCTCCCGCTATGATCACTGTATCGCGATTATTGCCCATGGTACATCACTTTGTTTTCTGATTGTTTGAGTGTTTGAGAACCCAGGAAGGTACGTAGCGGAACTCCAATATTAATAACAAGAACGCCACTCGCGAATGTATGTATCTGTTTTCTGTTAGTTTGTTTGGTTAGACTTGAGCTCAGGGTATGCAATGGAACGGTGATGCTACCCGACAAGTCTAACAAAAAGTTTTAGTTGAAGCAGAATGAATGAGtaaaagcataaaaaaaaaaaatagttggaCTTAATTAGGAAATAAATTGTTCAGCTAACCTACTACAGATCCGCTCGAGGTGGGTAATTATCCGTCTCGTATCGAGACGGGTTTTTAGCGGGGCAGGTTCTTGGAAAGGGCGGGGCGGGGCAGGGTAGAGGTCGGGTTTAGGTAATACCCGCCTCTATCCGCTCcggtatatatataatatatataattttaatatataatatgtataatatatgtaaaataattagtaaatgattaataatattgtatcatatttaaatttttactttaatttatgttatgtatgtgattatggttatataaattttaaaatttaattttatttgttaaattttaataattatagaggTGGGACGGAAACCTACAAAAATGGGTACCCGCAGGAGCAGATTAAAATTTAACGTTTTACTACCCGTGAATAGAAGAGGAACGAATTCTATGCAAATTGTTGTACGACAGAACGAAATCGAGTAGAACAAAACCCACTCCGTTGCCACCCTATACCGGGGCAAGGTAGCATGGCTTGTGTCCAAGTATTTGAACATCACGTTCATATCCAAATAATTTCGCACGTGCTATGCAGCATGCAGTGTATATAACAATAAGTTTCCgtcggaaaaaaaaaaaacaatacaGAGTTGATTGAGTTGTGTAATACACTATTTGTTTATAACTAGATTTTTTTGATTTGGTGACTGTTTATAACTAGATTTAGAAATGTAATTTtataagttaattattttttaaaaaagaaaagagaaagagaggacTATAACAATTGACCCATATGTACAGCTTGAGTCGTCGAGCTTGACCCAACAGTCCGCGACTCCGCGTGAGTCGCAACAGTTTATTGGCCTACCCAAATTGGGCCCTCCGACGGCAGTTTCTTGGGAAGTCTCCTaaagataatattaaaaaaaaattataaataccaATGTAAGTTGACACAGATGGAAAAAGGTCTGTGTTCCTTAATCATCTCTTCTGGATTTGATACTCATTGGAGGATGGAAATGGAGCTTGCTTGCTTGGGAGGGTCGCTCACTTTGTGTGCCTCTACAGTACCCGAGAGATTAATTATTGAGTTTTCGGCTTGATGGATACCCTGGtgcaaaccaaaaaaaaaattataaataatttttgaaatattataaataataaataattttttaattctataattaattacaaaataatcTATATAActcttaaaaaaattgtatcataataaattttataataactatataataaaaatttattctatcaaattttatttaaaaaaataaataatttctactttttattacagaaacaaataaatcttttgtcaaatttaaatataaataagtctCTAACTTTTATAAATGAGAGATATATAAATCTTTTTAGTGATTGTTTGAATTTAATGTAGAAATTTATACAAGACAGAAGGGTATATTCTTTAGAATAATGTTACACATTCAagtttttttgttaattaaattcaattaaattggTCTAACATAACAAAAATTAGTTAGTATTATTTCAactcttattatttaatttagttaaacgTGGTTTATAAAAAGACTTGGATGCGTCGCATTactcatattaaaaataatttttcttacaGTAGAATCGTAAATTAGTTTGGTTAATTTTCTTGtatttcattttctgtttgcACCAGGGTATCCATCAGGCCGGAAGCCCAATGACTAATCCCTCGGGTACTGCAGAGGCAAAGTGGGCGACTCTCCCAAGCAAGCAAGTTACCCGGGAGAGATGGTTAAGAGACACAGACCTTCATCCATCTATGCCAACTTGCGTTGTTGGTCTCTTGTATTTCATTTGAATTTGGGTTACACTACAAGAGAAATAGACTAAAACCGTTGTTAATGTACGTGAAAACCGTGGCGACGAATGAGACTGTGGTGGGTAAAAACTAAAAAGGTAGTCGATTCATCCTTTTGCCACTGTTTTGAGGCGTTTTAAACTGACAAAATAAAACAATCAAGACTCTGTCTAGCCTCTAAGTCTTTTCAGCACTTGTGCACCATAAAAACCGTGACAGAGGAGCTTGGAGAGGTTCACGTTCTTACTTCCAAGtgtatttttaattaagaacatgGAGATCTTCCCAGAACACGTGCGACATCTGTGGAACGAATGGGAGCTGAGGGGTCTGGTTTTGCTAAGCCTAACATGGCAGGTTGTCCTCATCATTTGTGGCTCATGGAGGAAGCGTGCCCGTGGTGGCTTCATCAGCTTCGTCGTTTGGGTAACATATTTGTCAGCAGATTGGTTAGCCACAGTTTCTCTGGGCACACTTGCCAACAACCAAGGAGACGTGGCCACACAAGATAGGAACCACGCCCTGCAGGCCATTTGGGCTCCCTTCCTTCTCCTCCATCTCGGCGGCCCCGACACAATCACTGCTTACGCCTTAGAAGACAACACCTTATGGCTACGCCATTTGCTCGGTCTACTTGTCCAAGTTTCCGTGGCCTTCTACATCTACTTAAGATCTTGGAGCACCACTGCCTTGACTTTTATAGCCATTCCAGTGTTTGTTTCCGGGATCATTAAGTATGCAGAGCGCACCTGGGTTCTGAGATCCGCTAGCCCCGAACAACTTGAAGAATCTTTGCTCTCCGCTCCGGCCATACAACCTCCAAATCTCAAGCTTTTTTCTTATGCCAATGCCGAGCTGGAGTATGTACGGAGAGGATACTACTTGTTTCCTGTTCTCAAGCGTCTCTATGCCAATCTGAGCCTAAGGTTTGCTGAGGGTCAGCGAACCTACCAATTGATGGTGAAAAAGGAACATGTGGAGGACAAAGATGACAAGAAACAGagtaattatgcttttaaattGGTTGAGGTCCAGTTGGGTTTTTTGTATGACTTGCTTTACACGAAATCAACTATAATTTACTCTCCACTAGGTCTTATTTTTCGTTTCATTAGTGTTTTATCCATAGTGTCTGCTTTAGCTTCCTATGTTGTCTTCCTTAATGTTCATGAGCATGAGTACTCAAGGGTTGACGTTCCTATAACATATTGTTTATTTATTGGGGCTATTTTGCTCGAGCTTTATGCATTTGTGTCCCTTGTTTTCTCGGATTGGACTTTGAATTGGCTAGTTGTCAACAAGCATAGTTCACTGCAGAATTTCATATGCTGGGTTTTGTCTAGATGTCGGAAAAGGTGGTCAGGGCAGTTAGCTCAACACAACTTGTTGAATTTTTGCATGAAGAAGAGGGTAACAAGATGCATTCGAAATGATTTTCTTTTCAGAAGCTACTTTGTGATGGAATTATACAGGCAAAGGACATGGGAAGATGCTGATGCTGATCTCAAACAGTTTATCTTTAAACATCTCACACAAAAACAAGAGCTGTACAAAGAACAAGGATTTGATTACAATTTTCTCAAGAAATTGCTCTCTTATAAAGGTGACAATGCTTccatttcaataaaaaatattggcTGGAGTGTTGAGGTCGAATTCGGTCATAGCTTACTCATTTGGCATATTGCAACTGATATATGCTATCATTCTAGAACAGAAGAATCCAAAAAGGACTACAGGGAAGTGAGCAAAAGAATATCAAATTATATGTTGTATCTTTTACTCATGCGTCCACTCATGCTGCCTAAATGGATAAACAGGATTACTCACGTTCGGAACACTTTCAGGGAAGCCATAAGGATATTGCAGCGCGAGCAGCTGCCGGTGAAAGATGCTGCAAGCGCTTCAACATTGCTGATTCAAATGTACACGCAGTGTCACCAGCCACTCGAACAACTTCGAGTGGAAAAGACTGGTAAGTCTTTGCTCCATGAAGGTTGCCGCCTTGCCTCACAGATTGAAGATCAGAGAGTTTCATGGGAAGTGATTTGTAATGTGTGGATAGAGATGCTTACTTATGCTGCAAGTCAGTGTGAATGGGAGGCACATGGTCAGCAACTCCGAAGAGGAGGAGAATTTCTCACTCATGTTTGTCTTCTCATGGCAGAACTTGGTTTGAGCGAACAATTTGATATTGGGAGGAAGGGACTCAGTGTAGAAACCCAA includes:
- the LOC130962417 gene encoding uncharacterized protein LOC130962417 → MEIFPEHVRHLWNEWELRGLVLLSLTWQVVLIICGSWRKRARGGFISFVVWVTYLSADWLATVSLGTLANNQGDVATQDRNHALQAIWAPFLLLHLGGPDTITAYALEDNTLWLRHLLGLLVQVSVAFYIYLRSWSTTALTFIAIPVFVSGIIKYAERTWVLRSASPEQLEESLLSAPAIQPPNLKLFSYANAELEYVRRGYYLFPVLKRLYANLSLRFAEGQRTYQLMVKKEHVEDKDDKKQSNYAFKLVEVQLGFLYDLLYTKSTIIYSPLGLIFRFISVLSIVSALASYVVFLNVHEHEYSRVDVPITYCLFIGAILLELYAFVSLVFSDWTLNWLVVNKHSSLQNFICWVLSRCRKRWSGQLAQHNLLNFCMKKRVTRCIRNDFLFRSYFVMELYRQRTWEDADADLKQFIFKHLTQKQELYKEQGFDYNFLKKLLSYKGDNASISIKNIGWSVEVEFGHSLLIWHIATDICYHSRTEESKKDYREVSKRISNYMLYLLLMRPLMLPKWINRITHVRNTFREAIRILQREQLPVKDAASASTLLIQMYTQCHQPLEQLRVEKTGKSLLHEGCRLASQIEDQRVSWEVICNVWIEMLTYAASQCEWEAHGQQLRRGGEFLTHVCLLMAELGLSEQFDIGRKGLSVETQNDGWGCVRSKLLSSYL
- the LOC130960350 gene encoding putative disease resistance RPP13-like protein 1, coding for MAWVTVSRQFNVKRIVKTMLEFAPEKPEYVGDEFELLELELHKFIVDRELLLVLDDVVKLDSNHLSDLMNVFRSSSCRILITMRKKEVAKVAKDVEESTHTVLMTSLSPEACWSIIKHHAFGDDLKNESTVERIFGQVGRQIAEKCEGKPVVAKSFGVMLRGRSYEDWHHVMMSEKLWWYDLTSASMLSEYLYYRMPPALRQCLLYCSIFPKNHSIQVDKLVKLWMAQGFIASHEEDKMEIQGWKYVKQLRDCSAFQEFEPDGEGAFVCKLEEGMHEFIQDLARNEYCIKFLDEGATVEESGDNDTLTKPPRFRHCTLCLEAQTSFPDSIDNAGKLHTLMVLSESSDIDPTNLASLLYSMKRIRALDLSSCAIKELPLKADELLHLRYLNLSFNHELKKLPSAISNLLSLQTLNLNGCDSLQKLPKSIGKLIKLRHLEILWTTSLSYLPKGIASLTLLRTLNRFFGSNGGASRSKACSLGDLENLNNIEGCLTIDGLGGETKISEATRAGLKNKKNLRGLELWFSMVGLNVYDQVLLDRLEAPPQLQFLGIFYYRGYLFPNWMIELNELKHLLLFNCSECIVLPPLGKLPFLDSLEIKNMPNVEMVAFRFLGIGLNHEDAGNEGSSSDEIAFPRLKKLHFIKLDKWKWWTGINVDGGDKKIMPLLSSLSVVNCEKLESLPDYIKRKENLKPVIEGCPLLPENKKAQE